The genomic window CGCCGGTCCTCGTCGTCTTCCTGACTACCGCCGTGATGGCGACGATGCTCAGCCTGACGATTTTCGGCACGCCGTTCACCCTGCGGGCAGGGGAGTGGTTCATCGCCCTGTCGATGATGGCCCTGGCCATGCTGAAGCTCCAGAACCTCGAGAGCTTCTCATCCATGTTCCTGAACTACGACCTGCTGGCCAAGCGGTGGGTGCCATACGGCAAGGTCTATCCGTTCGCCGAGTTCGGGGCGGGTGCGTTGATGGTCTCGGGCGTCCTGACCTGGTTGTCGGTTCCGGTGGCCCTCTTCATCGGCGGCATTGGTGCGGTCTCGGTCTTCAAGGCCGTCTACATCGACAAGCGCGAACTGAAATGCGCCTGCGTCGGGGGAGACAGCAATGTGCCGCTTGGCTTCCTGTCCCTCACCGAGAACCTGATGATGATCGCCATGGCGATCTGGATGCTGGTCATGGATTACGCTCTGCCGGCGTCAGCGATGGCGATGTAGGTTCTGCTCATGCTAGTCTAGCGTAGGCAAGTGAACGGGCGGGAATCGATCGTTGAACCTAGATCGGGATTGTCAATACGTCCCGAAAGACTGCGCGATCACGCGGTTTTTACATCGGTTTATTTAGCTAATGTTTTCAAGAGCTGAGCAATCGATCGGCTGCCGAGCCGGTGTCCGACAGAGTGGAGTGTAACAACTCCATTTAATTCATGGCGTTATCGACATCTGAGCAATCGAGTGGGAGTGAGGGGCGGCGGGCATGCGGGTGCGGCCTCTGGCGATTTGGTTGACGCCAGGGCGACATTAGCGGTCGGGTTGGGATAGCGCGAACCCGTAGATCTACGGTGGTGAAGGGTGCCGGAGATGCTCGATCTCTCGTGGGTATTTGGGGTCCGCTTCTGACTCATTGCTGACCTTCCGAAGGTCCGCTTCCGGCGGAATGGAAGTTTGTGTCTAGTGGGACCACACTTTTCGTGTCCCGACCAACACTGAGAAAGAGGGGGATGGGCGGGACGTGGCGATGGCCTTCGCCTCGCAGCTAGATGGTCGCCTTGCACCAGATCGTTTCGATCGAAACTGTACCTACGAGCATCCGATGAATTGGGCACTTGTCGGCGATCTCCAGCAACCGGATCCTCTGTTCCTCCGGTAGCCCAGTCGGCAGAGTGATTGTTCGGGTGAACTGATCCGACGGTGTCGCCCCCAAGTCCCGGGTCAACAAGACCTCGACGGACATGGCGCCCAAGGTCCAGCCTTTCCGGTTGGCGTACAGGCGCAGGGTCTGGGCCGTACAGGAGGCGAGCGCCGCCTGCACCAGCTCGTGAGGGGTCGGACCGAGATCCAGCCCGCCCAG from Brevundimonas fontaquae includes these protein-coding regions:
- a CDS encoding MauE/DoxX family redox-associated membrane protein; amino-acid sequence: MTKTAVIYRMVMPDHTCPWGLKARHLLKSRGYKVEDHWLTTRDQTDAFKAEHGVKTTPQVFIDGQRVGGHDDLRRYLGLKVRDPKATTYTPVLVVFLTTAVMATMLSLTIFGTPFTLRAGEWFIALSMMALAMLKLQNLESFSSMFLNYDLLAKRWVPYGKVYPFAEFGAGALMVSGVLTWLSVPVALFIGGIGAVSVFKAVYIDKRELKCACVGGDSNVPLGFLSLTENLMMIAMAIWMLVMDYALPASAMAM
- a CDS encoding OsmC family protein — its product is MTDAASRPSIATDAGLGGLQLTITAGPARFVVDEPVALGGLDLGPTPHELVQAALASCTAQTLRLYANRKGWTLGAMSVEVLLTRDLGATPSDQFTRTITLPTGLPEEQRIRLLEIADKCPIHRMLVGTVSIETIWCKATI